Within Bacillota bacterium, the genomic segment TTTTATCTGCGCACATTTCGACACTCTTCTTCGGTCAATTTTCCTATTGGCTGTCAGAATAAAGTTCTCAACGCGCTTAAAACTAATTGGAATCATATATGACGGAAGCTTTAAAGACAGATATTCTGATAAACGATTAGGTTCTATGTCTGCATCACTCGTGTAAAATGCTTCCAAAACTTTTTCACCTTCACTTGTTTCCACTGCAGATACAACAGACTGTTTTATACCCTCAAATTGATTTAAATGCGATTCTATCTCCTCAAGTTCAATCCGATAGCCACGTATTTTTACTTGGTTATCTGTTCGTCCTAAATACTCGAGATTACCATCAGGCAGATACCTCCCTATATCACCTGTCCGATACACCCTAATACCTGGTTTCTGTGGCAAATAACTGAATTTCTCTTTAGTCAAATCATCTTTTCCAACATAGCCTCTTGCAAGTCCTTTACCAGCAATGCAAATTTCTCCCGATTGTCCATCGGGCACGATAGACATGTTCTCATCAATAATATATATTTCTGTATTTCTAATCGGACGGCCAATATTCACACTTTTTGCATGTGTTAAATCGCTGACTGCAGACCAAATTGTCGCTTCAGTAGGGCCGTACATATTATATATTTTTGCAGTTGTCTTTTCCTGTAATGTATGAAGAAGACTGTCAGGAAAAAGCTCTCCACCAAGCATAATATCCTTAACCCCCTTAAGACTGGATAGTTCTTTATCGTAATCCAACAGGAGCTGCATTCTGGAAGGGGTCATCTGAATTATTTCCACAGCATTATCTTTGATAAGCTTTGCCATAAGTTTCGTATTGTGCTGTTCATCTTCATTTGCTAAGACAACTGTAAGCCCTTTATCCAAAGCCATAATACTCTCAAGAAAAAAAATGTCAAATGATATCGTAGTAAAGCAAGCGATTCGTCTGCCTTGTGAAAAATCAATTATCTCCGAAATGCCTTCAATAAAATTCAAAAGAGCTTCTTTTGTCACTTTTACACCTTTGGGTTCGCCTGTTGAACCCGATGTATATAAGATATATGAAATACCCTCTTCAGGAAATTTTGAAGATGAATTTATTTTATAAACAGTACTTACGCAAACAAGCTAAAAGCTTCATATATCGGGACTTTGAAAACCTAATATTGTCTAAAAGGTTGTTGCAATAAGGTTTCCAACATTTACAGCTATATTATGTAAACCATATTTGATATATTTTTAGCAGGGATTCGTTTGAAAAATACCAATAATTATATAAATGATATTTCTGTTTCCAAACATGGTATACATGATATTATTTTGGAATTAACATACAAGTTAAACTTTAATAGATTGTTTCCTGGAAACCTTACTATAGTGTTTGTGGCGTTATGTATAGGGCTAATCCTTTTTAATAATCCTACGGCAACTCATATCGCTCAAAAGCTTAGCTGGGTATCCCATGATGCCATAATGAGACTACTGCCATTGCTTTCTGTTAATAATAACAATTTCATTATTCTATTTATCCAAGCTATACAGTCACAAACGGCTTCTCTTGGATACTTGATAATAGATGATGTTATTATCAGAAAGCCCTTTGGCAAAAGCATTTTCCCCACAACCTATGTCTATGATAATACTAACAAGAAGTATGTTTGGGGAATGCATATT encodes:
- a CDS encoding non-ribosomal peptide synthetase; translated protein: MTKEALLNFIEGISEIIDFSQGRRIACFTTISFDIFFLESIMALDKGLTVVLANEDEQHNTKLMAKLIKDNAVEIIQMTPSRMQLLLDYDKELSSLKGVKDIMLGGELFPDSLLHTLQEKTTAKIYNMYGPTEATIWSAVSDLTHAKSVNIGRPIRNTEIYIIDENMSIVPDGQSGEICIAGKGLARGYVGKDDLTKEKFSYLPQKPGIRVYRTGDIGRYLPDGNLEYLGRTDNQVKIRGYRIELEEIESHLNQFEGIKQSVVSAVETSEGEKVLEAFYTSDADIEPNRLSEYLSLKLPSYMIPISFKRVENFILTANRKIDRRRVSKCAQIKMDYLVSQDYDYSGLTDIQKKVFEIIVSYTDPKFTSNITLGTELESIGINSISYIKIIVALENEFNIEFDDEVLNITELPTIKSMMKYVESKVVIYNM